One window from the genome of Eucalyptus grandis isolate ANBG69807.140 chromosome 7, ASM1654582v1, whole genome shotgun sequence encodes:
- the LOC120295873 gene encoding putative receptor-like protein kinase At3g47110, whose translation MDLRNRDRVLSGSFSCLATIIFLLGSVLALVEAGGDKTDRLALLEFKAQRADPSRVLSSWNDTSHICNWFGITCGRRHRRVTVLDLASNNLFGIVPPHIGNLSFLRAVFLQNNNFYSGIPPQFGRLFRLRMLLLNNNLFSGQIPSNLSHCSNLLNLDLSFNMLEGNLHAELSCLSKLHSLILQHNKLTGNMPPSFGNLSSLHVFATSSNNLDGMIPETLGWLRNLKVLVLTMNKFVGYNYISRTLPSGIGNLINMELLQIVGNNISGKIPPEIGNLIKLKYLDLGSNNFSGQIPESIGNLRMLTKLYLDSNNFQGSIPSSLGNC comes from the exons ATGGACCTTCGCAATAGGGATCGGGTTTTATCCGGGTCATTCTCATGCTTAGCTACCATCATTTTTCTATTAGGGAGTGTCCTGGCTTTGGTAGAAGCTGGAGGGGACAAGACTGATCGACTGGCTCTCTTGGAATTTAAGGCGCAGAGAGCTGATCCTAGCAGGGTTTTGAGCTCGTGGAATGATACTAGCCACATTTGCAATTGGTTCGGTATCACATGCGGTCGTAGACACCGTAGAGTCACCGTATTGGACCTTGCCTCCAATAACCTGTTCGGGATCGTGCCACCCCATATTGGTAATTTGAGCTTCCTGAGAGCAGTCTTTTTGCAGAACAACAACTTCTACTCTGGAATTCCCCCACAATTTGGCCGCTTGTTTCGGTTGCGGATGTTGCTCCTCAATAACAACTTGTTCAGTGGACAAATCCCTTCAAATCTCTCCCATTGCTCTAATTTGCTCAATCTTGACTTAAGCTTCAACATGCTCGAAGGAAATTTGCATGCAGAACTTAGCTGCTTGTCCAAGCTCCATTCACTCATTCTTCAACACAACAAGTTGACGGGAAACATGCCCCCGTCATTCGGAAACCTCTCCTCTCTTCACGTCTTTGCAACATCTTCGAATAACCTTGACGGTATGATTCCAGAGACTCTTGGCTGGCTTAGAAATCTGAAAGTACTCGTTCTCACCATGAATAAGTTTGTCG GTTACAATTACATTTCTAGAACCTTACCTTCTGGAATCGGAAATCTCATCAATATGGAGCTCCTACAAATAGTAGGCAACAACATCTCGGGAAAAATTCCTCCTGAGATCGGAAATTTGATCAAACTGAAGTATTTGGATCTCGGTTCAAATAATTTCTCGGGGCAGATACCAGAATCCATCGGGAATTTAAGGATGTTAACCAAATTGTACTTGGACAGCAATAATTTCCAGGGCTCGATACCATCGTCTCTAGGAAATTGCTAG